One window from the genome of Thermococcus siculi encodes:
- the rpmC gene encoding 50S ribosomal protein L29 — MKPSEIREMSIDEIEKKLRELRLELAKERGVLTMGASIENPMVIRNLRRDIARLETIKREKLREKR; from the coding sequence ATGAAGCCGAGTGAGATTAGGGAGATGAGCATTGACGAGATCGAGAAGAAGCTCAGGGAGCTCCGCCTCGAGCTCGCCAAGGAGAGGGGTGTGCTCACCATGGGGGCCTCCATCGAGAACCCCATGGTCATTAGAAACCTCAGGCGCGACATCGCGCGCCTCGAGACCATAAAGAGGGAGAAGCTTAGGGAGAAAAGGTGA
- a CDS encoding 30S ribosomal protein S4e has protein sequence MARKGAKRHLKRLAAPTQWYIHRKTYKWAVRPRPGPHSMKTSIPLLYIVRDYLGYAKTAREARKILNEGKILVDGRVRKDYKFPVGIMDVISIPETGEHYRVLPNRIGKLILHPISEKEANIKPLRISNKRMVKGAKVQLNLHDGSNHLVTMDEKDRYMTAYTVLMKVPEREVIEVIPFEVGAYVFVTQGKNVARKGRVVEVRQFPMGWPDIVTIEDENGELFDTLKEYAFVVGKDKPEISLP, from the coding sequence ATGGCGAGAAAAGGAGCTAAGAGGCACCTTAAGAGGCTTGCCGCTCCCACTCAGTGGTACATCCACAGGAAGACCTACAAGTGGGCGGTCAGGCCGAGGCCCGGTCCGCACAGCATGAAGACTTCAATTCCGCTGCTCTACATAGTCAGGGATTACCTCGGCTACGCCAAGACCGCCCGCGAGGCGAGGAAGATCCTCAACGAAGGCAAGATCCTCGTTGACGGCAGGGTTAGGAAGGACTACAAGTTCCCGGTCGGAATCATGGATGTTATCTCGATTCCTGAGACCGGTGAGCATTACAGAGTCCTTCCGAACAGGATTGGAAAGCTCATACTCCACCCGATAAGCGAGAAGGAAGCCAACATAAAGCCGCTCAGGATAAGCAACAAGCGCATGGTCAAGGGCGCGAAGGTCCAGCTCAACCTCCACGACGGAAGCAACCACCTCGTCACCATGGACGAGAAGGACAGGTACATGACGGCCTACACCGTCCTCATGAAGGTTCCGGAGAGGGAGGTCATAGAGGTCATCCCCTTCGAGGTCGGTGCCTACGTCTTCGTTACCCAGGGTAAGAACGTTGCGAGGAAGGGTAGGGTCGTCGAGGTCAGGCAGTTCCCTATGGGATGGCCGGACATCGTCACCATCGAGGACGAGAACGGCGAGCTCTTCGACACCCTGAAGGAGTACGCCTTCGTCGTTGGAAAGGACAAGCCGGAGATTTCCCTTCCGTGA
- the rplX gene encoding 50S ribosomal protein L24, with amino-acid sequence MKLGTKQPRKQRKFLYNAPLHLRSKIMAATLSPELRNKYGIRSMPIREGDKVRVMRGDYKGHEGKVVEIDLKRYRIHVEGVTHKKTDGTEVYYPLHPSNVMIIDLNLDDEKREKIISRRAG; translated from the coding sequence ATGAAGTTAGGTACTAAGCAGCCGAGGAAGCAGAGGAAGTTCCTCTACAACGCTCCCCTTCATCTTAGGAGCAAGATAATGGCCGCCACCCTGAGCCCGGAGCTCAGGAACAAGTACGGCATAAGGAGCATGCCCATCAGGGAGGGCGACAAGGTCCGCGTCATGAGGGGCGACTACAAGGGTCACGAGGGCAAGGTCGTTGAGATCGACCTCAAGAGGTACAGGATACACGTCGAGGGCGTTACCCACAAGAAGACCGACGGAACCGAGGTTTACTACCCGCTCCACCCGTCGAACGTTATGATAATCGACCTCAACCTCGACGACGAGAAGAGGGAGAAGATAATTAGTAGGAGGGCTGGCTGA
- a CDS encoding 30S ribosomal protein S17 produces MREIGLKVQPPAEKCDDPNCPWHGNLKIHGRYFEGVVVSDKGKKTVVVERQHYHYLKKYERYELRRSKVHAHNPECIDAKVGDRVLIAETRPISKTKSWVVVAVTKRAGER; encoded by the coding sequence ATGAGAGAGATCGGATTGAAGGTTCAGCCTCCCGCTGAGAAGTGTGACGATCCCAACTGCCCCTGGCACGGGAACCTCAAGATACACGGCAGATACTTCGAGGGAGTCGTCGTCAGCGACAAGGGCAAGAAGACCGTCGTCGTCGAGAGGCAGCACTACCACTACCTCAAGAAGTACGAGAGGTATGAGCTCAGGAGGAGCAAGGTTCACGCTCACAACCCGGAGTGCATAGACGCGAAGGTCGGCGACCGCGTTCTCATCGCCGAGACCAGGCCGATAAGCAAGACCAAGAGCTGGGTCGTCGTTGCCGTCACCAAGAGGGCCGGTGAGAGGTGA
- a CDS encoding 30S ribosomal protein S8, translating to MTLLDPLANALSHITNSERVGKNEVYLKPASKLMGEVLRVMQENGYIGEFEFIDDGRAGIYRVQLIGKINKAGAIKPRFPVKAREYEAWEKRFLPAFEFGILIVSTSQGVMTHKEAIEKGIGGRLIAYVY from the coding sequence ATGACTTTGCTTGATCCGCTGGCGAACGCTCTCTCCCACATAACCAACAGCGAGAGGGTTGGCAAGAACGAGGTCTACCTCAAGCCGGCCTCCAAGCTCATGGGAGAGGTTCTCAGGGTTATGCAGGAGAACGGCTACATAGGCGAGTTCGAGTTCATTGACGACGGAAGGGCCGGCATCTACAGGGTGCAGCTCATAGGCAAGATCAACAAGGCTGGTGCGATAAAGCCGCGCTTCCCGGTCAAGGCTAGGGAGTACGAGGCCTGGGAGAAGAGGTTCCTTCCGGCCTTCGAGTTCGGTATCCTCATAGTCTCGACCTCCCAGGGTGTTATGACCCACAAGGAAGCCATCGAGAAGGGAATCGGCGGCAGACTGATAGCCTACGTCTACTGA
- a CDS encoding ribonuclease P protein component 1 translates to MWRNGEKRKDRAPGRPQRQGQEAARRPWIFRGSDRDRVTAKNIVWHELIGLKAKIIRASHPELVGIEGYVLDETRNTLTIGGERVWVIPKDVAELEFEVGDKRIRINGKELIGRPEMRLKKRWRK, encoded by the coding sequence ATGTGGCGGAACGGTGAAAAAAGGAAGGATCGAGCTCCAGGGAGACCACAGAGACAGGGTCAAGAAGCTGCTCGCAGACCTTGGATTTTCCGAGGATCTGATAGAGATCGAGTGACGGCGAAAAACATCGTGTGGCACGAGCTCATAGGCCTGAAAGCAAAAATTATAAGGGCATCTCATCCAGAGCTGGTTGGCATCGAGGGCTACGTCCTTGACGAGACGAGGAACACCCTCACCATCGGCGGTGAGAGGGTCTGGGTTATCCCTAAGGACGTGGCGGAGCTCGAGTTTGAAGTTGGCGATAAAAGGATCCGAATCAACGGAAAAGAGCTGATTGGAAGACCCGAGATGAGATTGAAGAAGAGGTGGCGAAAATGA
- the yciH gene encoding stress response translation initiation inhibitor YciH, protein MLFKEVLKEQQRIRVYIEKARYGKLKTIIEGIDEKEFDLEDIAKKLKAKLACGGTVKKGRIELQGDHRDRVKKLLADLGFSEDLIEIE, encoded by the coding sequence ATGCTCTTTAAGGAGGTCCTGAAGGAGCAGCAGAGGATCAGGGTCTACATAGAGAAGGCCCGTTACGGAAAGCTTAAAACCATAATCGAGGGCATAGACGAGAAGGAGTTCGACCTCGAGGATATAGCAAAGAAGCTGAAGGCGAAGCTGGCATGTGGCGGAACGGTGAAAAAAGGAAGGATCGAGCTCCAGGGAGACCACAGAGACAGGGTCAAGAAGCTGCTCGCAGACCTTGGATTTTCCGAGGATCTGATAGAGATCGAGTGA
- the rplV gene encoding 50S ribosomal protein L22: MSRGRFSYSFQNFDPEKMARASGRDLRISPKHSVELLREIRGMMVNDALRYLDDVIALKRPVPMKRHNDSQGHKPGRGFGPGRYPVKVAKAVKKVLLNAKNNAEQKGLDPDRLKIIHAAAHRGPVLRGYIPRAFGRATPFNEQTTHIEIVVEEIRR, encoded by the coding sequence ATGAGCAGGGGCAGGTTTTCCTACTCATTCCAAAATTTTGACCCGGAGAAGATGGCCAGGGCGAGCGGAAGGGACCTCCGCATCTCGCCCAAGCACAGCGTCGAGCTCCTCAGGGAGATCAGGGGCATGATGGTCAACGACGCTCTCCGCTACCTCGACGACGTCATAGCCCTCAAGAGGCCGGTTCCGATGAAGAGGCACAACGACAGCCAGGGCCACAAGCCGGGCAGGGGCTTCGGTCCGGGAAGGTACCCGGTTAAGGTCGCCAAGGCCGTCAAGAAGGTTCTCCTCAACGCCAAGAACAACGCCGAGCAGAAGGGCCTCGACCCGGACAGGCTCAAGATAATCCACGCGGCGGCACACAGGGGGCCCGTCCTCAGGGGTTACATCCCGAGGGCCTTCGGAAGGGCCACACCGTTCAACGAGCAGACCACCCACATCGAGATAGTCGTCGAGGAGATTAGGAGGTGA
- a CDS encoding 50S ribosomal protein L5: MQINREAILADWEAHPMRKPRIAKVTINIGVGESGERLTKAETMLEQLAGQKPIRRRAKQTNRDFGIRRGEPIAVKVTLRGEKAEEMLNRLLEAVDRKLKASNFDEHGNFCFGIQEHINIPGVEYDPEIGIFGMDVCVTLERPGYRVAKRKRQRKKLPTKHKLTKEEGIVFAMEEFKVTVEGL; the protein is encoded by the coding sequence ATGCAGATCAACAGAGAGGCTATCCTTGCAGACTGGGAAGCTCACCCGATGAGAAAGCCCAGGATCGCCAAGGTCACCATAAACATCGGCGTTGGCGAGAGCGGTGAGAGGCTCACCAAGGCCGAGACAATGCTCGAGCAGCTCGCCGGTCAGAAGCCGATCAGGAGGAGGGCCAAGCAGACCAACAGGGACTTTGGAATCAGGCGCGGCGAGCCGATAGCCGTCAAGGTCACCCTCCGCGGCGAGAAGGCCGAGGAGATGCTCAACAGGCTCCTCGAGGCCGTTGACAGGAAGCTCAAGGCGAGCAACTTCGACGAGCACGGAAACTTCTGCTTTGGAATACAGGAGCACATCAACATACCTGGCGTCGAGTACGACCCGGAGATCGGTATCTTCGGTATGGACGTCTGCGTTACCCTCGAAAGACCCGGCTACCGCGTCGCCAAGAGGAAGAGGCAGAGGAAGAAGCTCCCGACCAAGCACAAGCTGACCAAGGAAGAGGGTATCGTCTTCGCTATGGAAGAGTTTAAGGTAACCGTGGAGGGATTGTGA
- a CDS encoding 50S ribosomal protein L6: MPIDAWVREEVEIPEGVEVTVEGNTVKVKGPKGELEREFSYPGVRIFTEDGKVVVFKEFPRKRDVAIARTFKAHIANMLRGVTEGFTYRLKIVYSHFPMTVKVQGNEVVVENFLGEKNPRRARILPGVTVKVMGQEVLVEGIDREAVGQTAANIEQATRITKWDRRVFQDGIYIVEKAGKPIKF, translated from the coding sequence ATGCCGATAGACGCGTGGGTAAGGGAAGAGGTTGAGATTCCAGAGGGCGTTGAAGTCACCGTTGAGGGGAACACCGTCAAGGTCAAGGGCCCGAAGGGCGAGCTCGAGAGGGAGTTCAGCTATCCGGGCGTCAGGATATTCACCGAGGACGGCAAGGTCGTTGTCTTCAAGGAGTTCCCGAGGAAGAGGGACGTAGCCATAGCGAGAACCTTCAAGGCCCACATAGCCAACATGCTCAGGGGCGTCACAGAGGGCTTCACCTACAGGCTTAAGATCGTCTACAGCCACTTCCCCATGACCGTCAAGGTTCAGGGGAACGAGGTCGTTGTGGAGAACTTCCTCGGTGAGAAGAACCCGAGGAGGGCCAGGATACTTCCGGGCGTTACGGTAAAGGTCATGGGACAGGAAGTTCTCGTCGAGGGCATTGACAGGGAGGCCGTTGGTCAGACCGCTGCCAACATCGAGCAGGCCACCAGGATAACCAAGTGGGACAGGCGTGTCTTCCAGGATGGAATTTACATCGTTGAGAAGGCTGGTAAGCCGATAAAGTTCTGA
- a CDS encoding 50S ribosomal protein L2, translating into MGKSLIQQRRGKGTTTFRAPSHRYRGAVKYVPLNVTKEKTLVGKVVEILHDPGRTAPVARVKFEDGTEKLIIAPEGILVGEEIAIGPNAPVKIGNTLPLAMIPEGSYVYDIEGVPGDGGKYVRAGGAYALVVSREKDKVIVQLPSGELKQFKPTCRATIGVVAGGGRLEKPIVKAGKAYYIAKARNRFWPKPRGVKMNAVNHPHGGKEHHIGRPSTVSRRAPPGRKVGHIAARRVGRRK; encoded by the coding sequence ATGGGAAAGAGTTTGATTCAGCAGAGGAGAGGTAAGGGAACCACGACCTTTAGGGCCCCCTCTCATAGGTACAGGGGCGCCGTCAAGTACGTTCCGCTCAACGTTACCAAGGAGAAGACCCTCGTCGGCAAGGTCGTCGAGATACTCCACGACCCGGGAAGGACCGCCCCAGTTGCCAGGGTCAAGTTCGAGGACGGCACGGAGAAGCTCATTATAGCTCCCGAGGGAATACTCGTCGGTGAGGAGATCGCCATCGGGCCGAACGCCCCGGTAAAGATAGGCAACACCCTCCCGCTTGCAATGATACCGGAGGGAAGCTACGTCTACGACATCGAGGGCGTTCCTGGAGATGGAGGAAAGTACGTCAGGGCGGGCGGTGCCTACGCGCTCGTCGTCAGCAGGGAGAAGGACAAGGTCATCGTCCAGCTCCCCAGCGGTGAGCTCAAGCAGTTCAAGCCGACCTGCAGGGCTACCATTGGTGTCGTCGCCGGCGGCGGCAGGCTCGAGAAGCCGATCGTCAAGGCAGGAAAGGCCTACTACATCGCCAAGGCCAGGAACAGGTTCTGGCCGAAGCCGAGGGGTGTCAAGATGAACGCCGTCAACCACCCGCACGGTGGTAAGGAGCACCACATCGGTAGGCCGAGCACCGTTTCGAGGCGCGCCCCGCCCGGAAGGAAGGTCGGCCACATAGCCGCGAGAAGAGTTGGTAGGAGGAAGTGA
- a CDS encoding 50S ribosomal protein L14 translates to MAKKGAGATRGISPVRPTRALPIGAYLKVADNSGAKVIQIIGVVGYKGTRRRLASAGVGDMVIATVKKGRPDIRHQVVRAVVVRQRKEYRRLDGMRVKFEDNAAAIVTPEGVPRGTEIRGAIAREAAERWVRLGSIASIVL, encoded by the coding sequence ATGGCGAAGAAGGGTGCAGGTGCAACCAGGGGAATTAGCCCGGTCAGGCCTACCAGGGCGCTCCCGATAGGCGCTTACCTCAAGGTAGCGGACAACAGCGGCGCCAAGGTCATCCAGATCATAGGTGTCGTCGGCTACAAGGGCACCAGGAGAAGACTCGCGAGCGCTGGCGTTGGCGACATGGTCATAGCCACGGTCAAGAAGGGAAGGCCCGACATCAGGCACCAGGTCGTCAGGGCAGTGGTCGTCAGGCAGAGGAAGGAGTACAGAAGGCTTGACGGCATGCGCGTCAAGTTCGAGGACAACGCAGCTGCAATAGTCACCCCAGAGGGTGTCCCGAGGGGTACCGAGATCAGGGGTGCCATAGCGAGGGAGGCCGCCGAGCGCTGGGTCAGGCTCGGCAGCATAGCGAGCATCGTGTTGTGA
- a CDS encoding 50S ribosomal protein L3, producing MGKIHRPRRGSLAYSPRKRAKSVVPRIRKWPQDSEVRMLGFAGYKAGMTHVLMIDDRPGLTKGKEIFMPVTVVEVPPLFVYGIRAYRQGYLGLETATEVWFHDLNEHVKRRIKTLPKDYNEEAFQAKLGQLEDLVNDGEIVDVRLLVHTQPWLIKLKKKPEVMEYAIGGDDVKAKFAYAKEKIGKELRAGEVLHEGELLDVIAVTKGKGTQGPVKRWGVKIQFHKAQRAGKARHIGNLGPWHPTRVMWTVPQAGQMGFHHRTEFNKRLIAIGENGKLKLDEKHEVEITPKGGFPHYGIIRSDFLLIQGTVPGSFKRIIRVRPAIRAPKKRPPVERPQITYVSRESKQ from the coding sequence ATGGGAAAAATACACAGGCCAAGGAGAGGTTCACTGGCTTACTCCCCGAGAAAGAGGGCTAAGAGCGTAGTCCCGAGAATCAGGAAGTGGCCGCAGGACAGCGAGGTCAGGATGCTGGGCTTCGCCGGCTACAAGGCCGGTATGACCCACGTCCTCATGATCGACGACAGGCCAGGGCTGACCAAGGGTAAGGAGATCTTCATGCCGGTCACCGTTGTCGAGGTTCCACCGCTCTTCGTCTACGGCATAAGGGCCTACAGGCAGGGCTACCTCGGCCTCGAGACCGCCACCGAGGTCTGGTTCCACGACCTCAACGAGCACGTTAAGAGGCGCATAAAGACCCTGCCGAAGGACTACAACGAAGAGGCATTCCAGGCCAAGCTCGGCCAGCTCGAGGACCTCGTCAACGACGGTGAGATAGTCGACGTTCGCCTTCTCGTCCACACCCAGCCGTGGCTCATCAAGCTCAAGAAGAAGCCGGAAGTCATGGAGTACGCCATAGGCGGCGACGACGTCAAGGCCAAGTTCGCCTACGCCAAGGAGAAGATCGGCAAGGAGCTCCGCGCGGGCGAGGTTCTCCACGAGGGAGAGCTTCTCGATGTCATAGCCGTCACCAAGGGTAAGGGAACCCAGGGTCCGGTCAAGCGCTGGGGCGTCAAGATACAGTTCCACAAGGCCCAGCGTGCCGGAAAGGCCAGGCACATCGGTAACCTCGGTCCGTGGCACCCGACCAGGGTCATGTGGACGGTTCCGCAGGCAGGTCAGATGGGCTTCCACCACAGGACCGAGTTCAACAAGAGGCTCATTGCCATAGGCGAGAACGGCAAGCTCAAGCTCGACGAGAAGCACGAGGTTGAGATCACCCCGAAGGGTGGCTTCCCGCACTACGGAATCATAAGGAGCGACTTCCTCCTCATACAGGGAACTGTTCCGGGTTCCTTCAAGAGGATAATCAGGGTCAGGCCGGCCATAAGGGCACCGAAGAAGAGGCCGCCGGTTGAGAGGCCGCAGATAACCTACGTCAGTAGGGAGTCCAAGCAGTGA
- a CDS encoding 50S ribosomal protein L32e has product MNEKARLLRIRARIKRKKPRFLRQEWWRFPKFKNNPKWRKPRGIDSKMRLKKKGKARSPSIGWSSPRAVRGLHPSGYEEVLVHNVREIEAIDPTRQAARIARTVGARKREAILARARELGVKVLNP; this is encoded by the coding sequence ATGAACGAGAAGGCGAGACTCCTTAGGATAAGGGCCAGGATCAAGAGGAAGAAGCCCCGCTTCCTCCGCCAGGAGTGGTGGAGGTTCCCGAAGTTCAAGAACAACCCGAAGTGGCGCAAGCCCAGGGGAATCGACAGCAAGATGAGGCTCAAGAAGAAGGGCAAGGCCCGCTCACCGAGCATAGGCTGGAGCTCCCCCAGGGCCGTTAGGGGGCTCCACCCGAGCGGATACGAGGAGGTCCTTGTCCACAACGTCAGGGAAATAGAGGCCATCGACCCGACCAGGCAGGCCGCCAGGATAGCGAGAACCGTTGGTGCGAGGAAGAGGGAGGCCATACTCGCCAGGGCCAGGGAGCTCGGCGTGAAAGTACTCAACCCGTGA
- a CDS encoding 30S ribosomal protein S19, with translation MARRKEFKYRGYTFEELLNMSLEDFAKLLPSRQRRSLKRGLSPEQKKLLRKIRLAKKGKYSKPIRTHSRDMVILPEMVGMTIHVYNGKEFVPIEIKEEMIGHYLGEFALTRKIVQHGSPGVGATRSSMFVAVK, from the coding sequence ATGGCGAGAAGGAAGGAGTTTAAGTACAGGGGTTACACCTTCGAGGAACTGCTCAACATGTCACTGGAGGACTTCGCCAAGCTCCTCCCGAGCAGGCAGAGGAGGAGCCTTAAGAGGGGCCTTTCCCCGGAGCAGAAGAAGCTTCTCAGGAAGATAAGGCTCGCCAAGAAGGGCAAGTACAGCAAGCCGATAAGGACCCACAGCAGGGACATGGTCATCCTTCCCGAGATGGTCGGCATGACCATCCACGTCTACAACGGCAAGGAGTTCGTCCCGATCGAGATCAAGGAAGAGATGATCGGCCACTACCTCGGCGAGTTCGCACTCACGAGGAAGATAGTCCAGCACGGATCACCTGGTGTCGGTGCTACCAGGTCATCGATGTTCGTGGCGGTCAAGTGA
- a CDS encoding 30S ribosomal protein S3, with protein sequence MAIERYFIKENVKEMLIDEYLEKELRRAGYGGIDIKKTPLGTKVVIFAASPGYVIGRGGRRIRELTRILERQFGLENPQIEVEEIKNPYLNAKVQAVRLAQALERGIHFRRAAYSAIRAIMRNGARGVEIRLSGKLTGERAKSVRFYQGYLAKVGNPAETLVSKGYAQAKLKLGVIGVKVSIMPPDAKLPDEIEIVEKVQEEVSTNEAE encoded by the coding sequence TTGGCGATCGAGAGATACTTCATCAAGGAGAACGTTAAGGAGATGCTCATCGACGAGTACCTTGAGAAGGAGCTTAGAAGGGCCGGCTACGGCGGGATAGACATCAAGAAGACCCCGCTTGGAACCAAGGTCGTCATCTTCGCTGCCAGCCCCGGCTACGTCATCGGAAGGGGCGGCAGGAGGATAAGGGAACTCACCAGGATTCTCGAGAGGCAGTTCGGCCTCGAGAACCCGCAGATAGAGGTCGAGGAGATCAAGAACCCCTACCTCAACGCCAAGGTCCAGGCCGTCAGGCTTGCCCAGGCCCTTGAGAGGGGCATCCACTTCAGGAGGGCGGCTTACTCGGCCATAAGGGCCATCATGAGGAACGGCGCCAGGGGCGTTGAGATAAGGCTCAGCGGAAAGCTCACCGGTGAGAGGGCGAAAAGCGTCAGGTTCTACCAGGGCTACCTCGCCAAGGTCGGAAACCCGGCCGAGACCCTCGTCAGCAAGGGCTACGCCCAAGCCAAGCTCAAGCTCGGTGTCATAGGTGTCAAGGTCTCGATCATGCCGCCCGACGCCAAGCTCCCGGACGAGATAGAGATCGTCGAGAAGGTTCAGGAAGAGGTGAGCACCAATGAAGCCGAGTGA
- a CDS encoding 30S ribosomal protein S14, with protein MAKADYNKRKPRKFGKGARRCMRCGQYGPIIRVHGLMLCRHCFREIAPKLGFKKYE; from the coding sequence ATGGCGAAGGCTGACTACAACAAGAGGAAGCCCAGGAAGTTTGGGAAGGGCGCGAGAAGGTGCATGCGTTGCGGCCAGTACGGGCCGATAATCAGGGTCCACGGCCTGATGCTCTGCAGGCACTGCTTTAGAGAGATAGCCCCCAAGCTGGGCTTTAAGAAGTACGAGTGA
- the rpl4p gene encoding 50S ribosomal protein L4: MKVKVFNLEGEPVEEIELPKVFSTPYRPDLIRRAVIASWTHRIQPQGRDPQAGKRRVTENIGKGHGMARVERIKTSPRFAAFVPFAVGGRRTHPPKVEKVIWEDINKKERRLAIMSAIAATANYDLVRARGHVVDNVPQVPIIVTDDLEKVFKTAQTREIFKKLGVWEDIERAKKNTKIRAGKGKMRGRRYKKAKGPLVVVAKNEGIVQGARNHPGVDVVTVENLGVELLAPGTHPGRLTIWTKGAIERLREIYG; this comes from the coding sequence ATGAAGGTTAAGGTTTTCAATCTCGAAGGCGAGCCCGTTGAGGAGATCGAGCTTCCCAAGGTGTTCAGCACCCCTTACAGGCCCGACCTCATCAGGAGGGCTGTCATCGCTTCATGGACCCACAGGATACAGCCGCAGGGCAGGGACCCGCAGGCGGGTAAGAGAAGGGTCACGGAGAACATCGGAAAGGGCCACGGGATGGCCAGGGTTGAGAGGATAAAGACCTCCCCGAGGTTCGCTGCCTTCGTTCCCTTCGCCGTCGGTGGAAGGAGAACCCACCCGCCCAAGGTCGAGAAGGTCATCTGGGAGGACATCAACAAGAAGGAGCGCAGGCTCGCCATCATGAGCGCCATAGCTGCCACCGCCAACTACGACCTCGTGAGGGCCAGGGGACACGTCGTTGACAACGTCCCGCAGGTTCCGATAATAGTCACCGACGACCTCGAGAAGGTCTTCAAGACCGCCCAGACCAGGGAGATATTCAAGAAGCTCGGCGTCTGGGAGGACATCGAGAGGGCGAAGAAGAACACCAAGATTCGCGCTGGAAAGGGCAAGATGCGCGGAAGGCGCTACAAGAAGGCCAAGGGCCCGCTCGTCGTCGTTGCGAAGAACGAGGGCATCGTCCAGGGAGCCAGGAACCACCCGGGTGTTGACGTCGTTACCGTTGAGAACCTCGGCGTTGAGCTGCTCGCTCCGGGTACCCACCCAGGCAGGCTCACCATCTGGACGAAGGGTGCCATAGAGAGGCTTAGGGAGATTTACGGGTGA
- a CDS encoding 50S ribosomal protein L23 — MDPYKVIVKPVVTEKAVAMIENENKLTFIVDKRATKQDIKRAVEEMFQVKVEKVNTLVTMRGEKKAYVKLKPEYSASEVAARIGLF, encoded by the coding sequence ATGGATCCCTACAAGGTTATCGTCAAGCCGGTCGTCACGGAGAAGGCCGTGGCGATGATTGAGAACGAGAACAAGCTCACCTTCATAGTGGACAAGAGGGCCACCAAGCAGGACATCAAGAGGGCCGTGGAAGAGATGTTCCAGGTCAAGGTCGAGAAGGTCAACACCCTCGTCACCATGAGGGGAGAGAAGAAGGCCTACGTGAAGCTCAAGCCTGAGTACAGCGCAAGTGAGGTTGCTGCCAGGATAGGATTGTTCTGA
- a CDS encoding 50S ribosomal protein L19e, with amino-acid sequence MLKMQRRIAADLLKCGENRVWIDPERIDDVAAAITREDVRRLINDGVIKKKPVKGQSRARARAYQEARKKGRHRGPGSRKGKKTARMGKKERWMMTIRALRKELRKLKAEGKLDEHVYRRLYIRAKGGQFKNKRQLYMFMQEHDILKE; translated from the coding sequence ATGCTCAAGATGCAGAGAAGGATTGCCGCTGATTTGTTGAAGTGCGGTGAGAACAGGGTCTGGATTGACCCTGAGAGGATTGATGACGTCGCCGCTGCGATAACCAGGGAGGACGTCAGGAGGCTCATCAACGACGGCGTCATAAAGAAGAAGCCCGTCAAGGGCCAGAGCAGGGCCAGGGCGAGGGCCTACCAGGAGGCCAGGAAGAAGGGCCGCCACAGGGGCCCGGGAAGCAGGAAGGGCAAGAAGACCGCCAGGATGGGCAAGAAGGAGCGCTGGATGATGACCATAAGGGCCCTCAGGAAGGAGCTCAGGAAGCTCAAGGCGGAAGGTAAACTCGACGAGCACGTCTACAGGAGGCTCTACATCAGGGCCAAGGGCGGCCAGTTCAAGAATAAGAGGCAGCTCTACATGTTCATGCAGGAGCACGACATTTTGAAGGAGTGA